In the genome of Photobacterium sp. TLY01, one region contains:
- a CDS encoding DUF2956 domain-containing protein, with amino-acid sequence MTRTSHAPSPETQAEAMQIAKATQKPGQTKEQTKLIAQGIQKGIELYKKQQKAKARDRDKLRKKQLKEKAAFNTENTTQSDDAAQTVVRQSPLPWILLLLSWGGFIGWHFIK; translated from the coding sequence ATGACCAGAACATCCCACGCCCCTTCACCAGAAACGCAAGCCGAAGCGATGCAAATTGCCAAAGCAACCCAAAAACCCGGACAGACAAAAGAACAAACCAAGTTGATCGCTCAAGGGATTCAGAAGGGTATTGAGCTCTATAAGAAACAACAAAAAGCCAAAGCGCGCGACAGAGATAAACTGCGTAAAAAGCAACTAAAAGAAAAAGCGGCATTCAATACCGAGAACACAACTCAGTCGGATGATGCAGCGCAGACAGTCGTCAGACAGAGTCCGTTACCCTGGATCTTACTGCTGCTGTCTTGGGGCGGTTTCATTGGCTGGCATTTTATTAAGTGA
- a CDS encoding DUF2919 domain-containing protein, whose product MYSIDAYDSNGLLKPSGLLWVSMLFSARGWGVFVMAGVSRTQGAELLQLFYPHTENLYFLMGIGLPALCLMWLSGLRHKNNKMINGAWRYGRLILLAGYALDLALQVYQLTLLRGAFSWPAAVTLLATIWLMAYLVRSSRVRHTFAN is encoded by the coding sequence ATGTATTCAATTGATGCTTACGACAGCAATGGTCTGCTAAAACCTTCCGGCTTGTTATGGGTGAGCATGCTGTTCAGTGCCAGGGGATGGGGCGTGTTTGTCATGGCTGGTGTCAGCAGAACGCAAGGTGCTGAGCTGCTCCAGTTATTTTATCCTCACACAGAGAATTTGTACTTTCTGATGGGGATTGGTCTGCCAGCCTTGTGTTTGATGTGGCTGAGCGGACTGCGTCATAAAAATAACAAAATGATTAACGGCGCATGGCGGTATGGCAGATTGATTCTGCTAGCCGGATATGCACTGGATTTAGCGTTGCAAGTGTACCAACTGACATTGTTAAGAGGCGCCTTCAGCTGGCCAGCAGCGGTGACTTTGCTGGCAACCATCTGGCTGATGGCTTATCTGGTACGAAGTTCCCGAGTCAGACATACATTTGCCAATTAG
- a CDS encoding Dyp-type peroxidase has translation MNVTPQSAILPEAGPYSLVCVFNLVGNRDKVVRQCQGLFEVAEKLNQQHVSACVRLSFGFGKAFWQQFEKGCPNDFEEFAPLGSGDVTAPSTGGDLLLHVHSNRHDLNFHLLSSFLQPIASEVELIDETNGFRYLDARDLTGFIDGTENPKKQAARHEVAILPEGPFAGGSFVMVQRFVHNLPAWHAVHVAQQEKIIGRTKPDSVELDEVPADSHVGRVDLKEAGKGLKIVRHSLPYGTMSGEHGLLFIAYCAQQRNFREMLSSMYGEKDGQTDKLLDFTKAVTGAYFFVPSTEMLMQL, from the coding sequence ATGAATGTGACACCACAAAGTGCCATTTTACCTGAAGCGGGTCCGTATTCTTTGGTCTGCGTGTTTAACCTGGTTGGAAATAGAGACAAGGTTGTCCGTCAGTGCCAGGGACTGTTTGAAGTCGCGGAGAAGCTAAATCAGCAGCATGTCAGTGCTTGTGTTCGTCTGAGCTTTGGTTTCGGCAAAGCATTCTGGCAGCAATTTGAAAAAGGGTGTCCAAACGATTTTGAAGAATTTGCGCCGCTGGGAAGTGGGGATGTGACCGCACCCTCCACCGGGGGGGACCTATTGCTTCATGTTCACTCGAACCGTCATGATCTGAATTTTCACTTGTTGAGCAGCTTCCTGCAGCCGATTGCATCTGAAGTGGAATTAATTGATGAAACCAATGGTTTCCGGTATCTGGATGCCCGCGATCTGACCGGTTTTATCGACGGCACTGAGAATCCGAAGAAGCAGGCTGCCAGACATGAGGTGGCTATCCTACCTGAAGGACCGTTTGCAGGCGGCAGTTTCGTGATGGTGCAGCGTTTTGTTCATAATTTACCGGCCTGGCATGCTGTTCATGTTGCTCAGCAGGAGAAAATTATCGGGCGTACGAAACCAGACTCGGTTGAGCTGGATGAGGTGCCAGCTGATTCGCACGTTGGCCGGGTGGATCTGAAGGAAGCAGGCAAAGGGCTAAAAATTGTGCGTCATAGTTTGCCATACGGCACGATGAGCGGTGAGCATGGCTTGCTGTTTATTGCTTATTGTGCCCAGCAACGTAACTTTCGTGAAATGCTCAGCAGCATGTATGGTGAAAAAGACGGGCAGACGGATAAGTTGCTGGATTTTACCAAAGCGGTGACCGGGGCTTACTTCTTTGTCCCCTCGACGGAAATGCTGATGCAACTCTAG
- the crr gene encoding PTS glucose transporter subunit IIA yields MGLFDKLKKLVSDDTNETGAIEIIAPLSGEIVNIEDVPDVVFAEKIVGDGIAIKPAGNKMVAPVNGTIGKIFETNHAFSIESDDGVELFVHFGIDTVELKGEGFTRIAEEGQTVKVGDTIIEFDLAVLEEKAKSTLTPVVISNMDEIKELSKLSGAVTVGETPVLRIKK; encoded by the coding sequence ATGGGTCTGTTTGACAAATTGAAGAAGCTGGTTTCTGACGACACCAATGAAACTGGTGCTATTGAGATCATCGCCCCGCTTTCAGGTGAAATCGTAAATATCGAAGATGTGCCTGATGTTGTTTTTGCTGAGAAAATTGTTGGTGACGGTATCGCTATCAAACCAGCAGGTAACAAGATGGTTGCCCCGGTAAACGGTACGATCGGTAAAATTTTTGAAACCAACCATGCATTCTCTATTGAGTCTGACGATGGTGTAGAGCTGTTCGTTCACTTCGGTATCGATACTGTTGAACTGAAAGGCGAAGGCTTCACGCGTATTGCAGAAGAAGGTCAAACCGTGAAAGTGGGTGACACGATCATTGAGTTCGATCTGGCTGTTCTGGAAGAGAAAGCGAAGTCAACGCTGACACCCGTTGTGATTTCTAACATGGATGAAATCAAAGAGCTGAGCAAACTGTCCGGTGCTGTGACTGTGGGTGAAACACCAGTACTGCGCATTAAGAAATAA
- the ptsI gene encoding phosphoenolpyruvate-protein phosphotransferase PtsI, with product MISGILASPGIAFGKALLLQEEEITLDKSPISADQIEKEIECFFNARQKSSEQLNVIKEKARITFGEEKEAIFEGHIMLLEDEELEEEIIAFIKENKARAAYAIHAIIEEQATTLESLDDEYLKERATDIRDIGNRVVKNALGINIVNLSAINEEVILVANDLTPSETAQINLKYVLGFATDIGGRTSHTSIMARSLELPAIVGTNDITKQVKNGDMLVLDAINNQIVINPSADEMSKFKAIRDEYQAEKDELAKLKDLPAITLDGQQVEVCGNIGTVKDCEGVNRNGGEGVGLYRTEFLFMDRDSLPTEDEQYQAYKDVAEAMLGQSVIIRTMDIGGDKDLPYMDLPKEMNPFLGWRAVRISLDRREILRAQLRAILRASAHGKLRVMFPMIISVEEIRELKNEMETYKAELREEGLAFDDKIEVGVMVETPAAAAIAHHLAKEVDFFSIGTNDLTQYTLAVDRGNELISHLYNPMSPAVLTVIKQVIDASHKEGKWTGMCGELAGDDRATLLLLGMGLDEFSMSAISIPRIKKVIRNSNFADVKLMAEQALTLPTAAEIEAHVETFIAEKTIC from the coding sequence ATGATTTCAGGTATCCTGGCATCTCCCGGTATCGCTTTTGGTAAAGCGCTGCTCCTGCAGGAAGAAGAGATTACTCTCGACAAGTCACCCATTTCTGCCGATCAAATCGAGAAAGAAATTGAGTGCTTCTTCAATGCGCGTCAGAAATCTTCTGAGCAACTTAACGTAATCAAAGAGAAAGCACGTATTACCTTCGGTGAAGAGAAGGAAGCCATCTTTGAAGGCCACATCATGTTGCTTGAAGATGAAGAGCTTGAAGAGGAAATCATAGCCTTCATTAAAGAGAACAAAGCGCGGGCCGCCTATGCGATTCACGCCATCATTGAAGAGCAGGCAACCACGCTGGAATCCCTGGATGATGAATACCTGAAAGAGCGCGCCACCGACATCCGTGATATCGGTAACCGTGTGGTGAAAAATGCACTGGGTATCAACATTGTCAATCTGAGTGCCATCAATGAAGAAGTAATCCTGGTGGCCAACGACCTGACGCCTTCTGAAACAGCGCAGATCAATCTGAAATACGTGCTGGGTTTTGCGACCGATATCGGTGGCCGCACCTCCCACACCTCCATCATGGCCCGCTCGCTTGAGTTACCTGCCATTGTGGGGACGAACGACATCACCAAACAAGTGAAAAACGGTGACATGCTGGTATTGGATGCCATTAATAACCAGATCGTGATCAATCCGTCAGCCGATGAGATGTCTAAATTTAAAGCGATTCGCGATGAGTATCAGGCAGAAAAAGATGAACTCGCGAAACTGAAAGATTTGCCGGCGATTACACTGGATGGCCAGCAAGTTGAAGTGTGCGGCAACATCGGTACAGTCAAAGACTGTGAAGGTGTCAACCGGAACGGCGGCGAAGGCGTCGGTCTGTACCGTACTGAATTCCTGTTCATGGACCGCGACTCACTGCCGACTGAAGACGAACAGTACCAGGCTTATAAAGATGTGGCAGAAGCCATGCTTGGTCAGTCTGTGATTATCCGCACCATGGATATCGGCGGCGATAAAGATCTGCCATACATGGACCTGCCAAAAGAAATGAATCCATTCCTGGGTTGGCGCGCTGTGCGTATCAGCCTGGATCGTCGTGAAATCCTGCGTGCTCAGTTGCGTGCTATCCTGCGTGCCTCTGCTCACGGTAAGCTGCGTGTGATGTTCCCGATGATTATCTCTGTCGAAGAGATTCGTGAACTGAAAAACGAAATGGAAACTTACAAAGCAGAGCTTCGTGAAGAAGGTCTGGCATTCGACGACAAGATTGAAGTTGGCGTCATGGTTGAAACGCCGGCTGCAGCAGCAATTGCTCACCATTTAGCCAAAGAAGTCGACTTCTTTAGCATTGGTACAAACGACTTAACCCAGTATACTCTGGCTGTTGACCGTGGTAACGAGCTGATTTCTCATCTATATAATCCAATGTCACCCGCAGTGTTAACTGTCATCAAGCAAGTCATCGATGCTTCTCACAAGGAAGGTAAATGGACTGGCATGTGTGGTGAGTTAGCTGGTGATGATCGTGCAACCCTGCTATTACTTGGTATGGGCCTTGATGAGTTCAGCATGAGTGCGATTTCAATCCCACGCATCAAAAAAGTGATTCGTAACAGTAACTTTGCTGATGTGAAGCTGATGGCAGAGCAAGCACTTACGCTTCCAACTGCCGCTGAAATCGAAGCACACGTAGAGACATTTATCGCAGAAAAAACCATCTGCTAA
- a CDS encoding HPr family phosphocarrier protein, whose translation MYQKQVEITAENGLHTRPAAQFVKEAKGFDADITVTSNGKSASAKSLFKLQTLGLVKGTVVTISAEGSQAQEAVDHLVALMDQLH comes from the coding sequence ATGTATCAGAAGCAAGTTGAGATCACTGCAGAAAACGGCCTACACACTCGTCCTGCTGCGCAATTCGTTAAAGAAGCCAAAGGTTTTGACGCTGACATCACTGTGACTTCTAACGGTAAAAGCGCAAGCGCTAAAAGCCTGTTCAAACTGCAAACACTAGGCCTGGTGAAAGGTACTGTGGTTACCATTTCAGCTGAAGGTTCACAAGCTCAGGAAGCTGTTGATCACCTGGTTGCCCTGATGGACCAACTGCACTAA
- the cysK gene encoding cysteine synthase A yields the protein MSKIYEDNSLTIGNTPLVRLNRVSKGNVLAKIESRNPSFSVKCRIGANMIWDAEKRGVLKQGVELVEPTSGNTGIALAFVAAARGYKLTLTMPESMSLERRKLLKALGANLVLTEAPKGMKGAIEKAEEIVASDPEKYLLLQQFDNPANPQIHEKTTGPEIWDATEGGIDVFVSGVGTGGTLTGVSRFIKQQKGKAITTVAVEPSESPVITQAMNGEEIKPAPHKIQGIGAGFIPGNLDLSLIDEVERVSSEDAIAMAQRLMEEEGILAGISSGAAVVAANRIAERPEFAGKNIVVVLPSSGERYLSSALFAGIFTEKETQQ from the coding sequence ATGAGTAAGATTTACGAAGATAATTCTCTGACAATTGGTAATACCCCACTGGTCCGCCTGAACCGTGTCAGCAAAGGCAATGTTCTGGCAAAAATTGAATCGCGTAACCCAAGTTTCAGCGTGAAATGCCGTATCGGTGCCAACATGATTTGGGATGCTGAAAAACGTGGCGTGCTCAAACAAGGTGTGGAGCTGGTTGAACCAACCAGTGGTAATACAGGTATTGCCCTTGCCTTTGTTGCCGCAGCCCGCGGTTACAAACTGACTCTGACCATGCCAGAGAGTATGAGTCTGGAGCGTCGTAAACTGCTCAAAGCACTCGGTGCTAACCTGGTATTGACTGAAGCCCCCAAAGGCATGAAAGGTGCGATTGAAAAAGCAGAAGAGATTGTCGCTTCTGATCCAGAAAAATATCTGCTGCTGCAGCAGTTTGATAACCCGGCTAACCCGCAAATCCACGAAAAGACCACAGGTCCGGAAATTTGGGATGCAACCGAAGGCGGCATTGATGTGTTCGTTTCAGGGGTGGGTACCGGTGGTACGCTGACGGGCGTCAGCCGCTTCATCAAGCAACAGAAAGGCAAAGCCATCACCACTGTTGCCGTTGAGCCAAGTGAATCTCCTGTGATTACTCAGGCGATGAACGGTGAAGAAATCAAGCCGGCTCCGCACAAAATTCAGGGTATCGGCGCTGGCTTCATTCCGGGTAACCTGGATCTGTCTCTGATCGATGAAGTTGAGCGTGTCAGCTCAGAAGACGCAATCGCAATGGCTCAGCGCCTGATGGAAGAAGAAGGCATTCTGGCGGGTATCTCTTCTGGCGCCGCTGTCGTTGCTGCAAACCGTATTGCTGAGCGTCCGGAATTTGCCGGCAAAAACATTGTTGTAGTGCTACCGAGTTCAGGTGAGCGCTACCTCTCATCGGCATTGTTCGCTGGTATCTTTACCGAAAAAGAAACCCAACAGTGA
- the cysZ gene encoding sulfate transporter CysZ, with product MSKTTYNTTPIGGAGYFFRGFSLAMQPGTRRFVIIPLFINILLFGAAFGYALTQLDDWINGWLSNLPGWLDWLSYLLWPLLAIALLVILSYFFSTIANWIAAPFNGLLAEHLEAKLTGEAAPDAGIGAIIKDLPRILHREWVKLKYYLPKALGLLILLWIPAVGQTLGPVLWFLFSAWMMTIQYVDYPFDNHKIPFNTMRDALKARRGKSLSFGSLVMLCTMTPILNLFVMPVAVCGATAMWVDHYRQPMLNGRR from the coding sequence ATGTCTAAAACGACATATAACACCACCCCCATTGGCGGGGCTGGTTATTTTTTCCGCGGCTTCTCTCTGGCGATGCAGCCAGGCACCCGCCGTTTTGTGATCATTCCTTTATTCATCAACATCCTGCTCTTTGGTGCCGCATTCGGTTACGCACTGACTCAATTGGATGACTGGATTAACGGCTGGCTATCCAACCTCCCCGGCTGGCTGGATTGGCTGTCTTATCTGTTGTGGCCTTTATTAGCCATCGCCTTGCTGGTCATACTGTCCTATTTTTTCAGTACCATTGCCAATTGGATAGCTGCGCCCTTTAACGGATTATTAGCCGAGCACCTGGAAGCCAAACTGACAGGGGAAGCAGCGCCAGACGCCGGAATCGGGGCAATTATCAAAGATCTCCCCCGTATCCTGCACCGTGAGTGGGTCAAACTGAAGTATTACCTGCCCAAAGCGCTGGGCTTACTGATCCTGCTGTGGATCCCTGCAGTGGGCCAGACCCTCGGCCCGGTTTTGTGGTTTCTGTTCAGCGCCTGGATGATGACCATTCAGTATGTCGATTACCCGTTCGACAACCACAAGATCCCTTTCAATACCATGCGTGATGCCCTCAAAGCACGCCGCGGCAAATCCCTCAGCTTCGGCAGCCTCGTTATGCTGTGTACCATGACACCGATCCTCAACCTGTTTGTCATGCCTGTTGCCGTATGCGGTGCAACAGCCATGTGGGTTGATCATTACCGCCAGCCCATGCTGAACGGCCGACGCTAA
- the zipA gene encoding cell division protein ZipA, with the protein MQELRLVLIIVGVLAISALLLHGLWSSRKDKPAKFGEKPLGRLAESKERDNDGFDQDGIGSVRVVAGSPVPEGVTTRTERKEPALHFGDELEIDPLFSASTAAVEQEPKPAVSALANEPESHRAASTAQPVETVQESVPETVPESVQAQTQTLAQEPEPASVWQSVQETTDEPAQVQASEPALTAQSEISDSDATAEHTSLAATQGEAISPQTEAETAAMQTEQVAEKPPEPDFLVLNVHARRGEMLMGVKLFQCMERHHLIYGENSVYHRHVDLAGTEPVIFTVANMVSPGYFPQDQLDEFATPGIAFYLMLPCHGRADENFNLMLQTVQRIADDMGADILDHERNLITPQRLKEYREKAKKYL; encoded by the coding sequence ATGCAGGAATTGCGTCTGGTTCTAATTATTGTCGGAGTGCTGGCTATCTCAGCGCTTCTGTTGCACGGGTTATGGTCAAGCCGGAAGGATAAACCCGCCAAGTTCGGTGAGAAGCCGCTTGGTCGACTGGCTGAGAGTAAAGAAAGAGATAATGACGGCTTTGATCAGGACGGCATTGGCTCTGTCAGGGTGGTTGCCGGTAGCCCGGTTCCTGAAGGTGTGACAACGCGAACAGAGCGAAAAGAGCCAGCGCTGCATTTTGGTGACGAACTGGAGATTGATCCTCTGTTTAGTGCTTCCACCGCGGCGGTTGAGCAAGAACCCAAACCGGCCGTATCTGCTCTGGCGAATGAACCGGAATCTCATCGGGCCGCGTCAACTGCACAGCCGGTAGAGACTGTTCAGGAATCCGTTCCGGAAACTGTGCCTGAGTCGGTTCAGGCGCAGACTCAAACCTTGGCACAGGAGCCAGAACCTGCATCCGTCTGGCAATCTGTACAGGAAACGACTGATGAGCCTGCGCAAGTTCAGGCTTCAGAGCCCGCATTGACAGCGCAGAGCGAGATATCCGACTCAGACGCCACCGCAGAACACACGTCACTGGCAGCAACCCAAGGTGAAGCGATTTCACCGCAGACAGAAGCTGAAACAGCCGCAATGCAAACGGAGCAGGTTGCAGAAAAGCCGCCTGAGCCTGATTTCCTGGTTCTGAATGTACATGCCCGCCGCGGTGAAATGCTCATGGGGGTGAAGCTGTTTCAGTGTATGGAGCGGCATCATCTGATTTATGGCGAAAACTCTGTTTATCACCGACATGTTGATCTGGCGGGTACTGAGCCAGTGATCTTTACTGTTGCCAATATGGTCAGCCCGGGGTACTTCCCGCAAGATCAGTTGGATGAATTTGCGACACCTGGCATTGCTTTCTATTTGATGCTGCCTTGTCATGGCCGCGCGGATGAAAATTTCAACCTGATGCTGCAAACCGTTCAGCGCATTGCCGATGATATGGGTGCGGATATTTTAGATCACGAGCGTAACCTGATCACGCCGCAACGCTTGAAAGAATACCGGGAAAAAGCGAAAAAATATCTGTAA